The following nucleotide sequence is from Pseudomonas sp. RC10.
CTTATTGCGGCTTGAGTCTGCACTGCCTGGCAAGCCTGCAATTCAGCATCTGAGCTATCAGTACGATCCGCTCGGCAATGTGACGGCCATTGAGGATCTTGCGCAATCGACGGCGTTCTTCCGTAATCAGCAGATCGATCACACAAACACCTATGTGTATGACTCGTTGTCTCAACTGATTGAGGCCACGGGCTTTGAGTCGGTTCGATCCGAAAGCTGGCAGGGGATGACAGCGTCCTACAGGGTGCAGCCAGACCCAGGGCAACTGGCCAACTACCGCGAACAGTACGCTTACGACGCAGCGGGCAATCTGCAGACGTTGACTCACGTCGGTGGCCATTCATTTACGCGGCGCACTGTCACCTCGTTATCGAGCAACCGCAGCTTGCAGGTTCAGGACGACTGGGTGCCGGGGGAGCCGGACATCGCTGAAGGCTTCGATAGCAACGGCAATCAACTTGAACTGCTGCGCGGGCAGCGTCTGGAATGGGGGGCGCGCAACCAGCTACGGCAGGTGACGCCTGTGACAAGGGAGTCTGCTGCTGACGATTGCGAGCTTTACCACTACAACAGCGCAGGGCAGCGAGTACGCAAAGTCCAGCTGTCACAAGGTGCACGTCATCTGCGCACGCGAGAAGTGCGTTATCTGCCGGAACTGGAACTGCACGTTGATTCGGTGGGCGACAAGGCGTGGCATCGCGTACACCTTCAAGTTGGCAGAACCACCCTGTGTTGGGAACAGTGGGAGCGGGGCACACCCGATGGCGTTCACGAGACCGCTGCTCGTTACTCCCTGAGCGACCATTTGAACTCGGCAACGCTGGAGCTTGATGACGCCGGCGTGTTGATCAGCCAGGAAAGTTACTACCCCTATGGCGTGACGGCTTGGTGGGTTCAGGCCAATGCAAAGGGCTACAGCTTCAAGTCCCTTCGCTTTGCAGGCAAGGAGAGAGACGCTACCGGCCTCTACTATTACGGCATGCGCTACTACGCACCGTGGCTGGCGCGATGGATCAACCCCGACCCCGGTGGCGATGTCGACGGACTGAACCGTTATCGGTTCGTCAGGAATAACCCGGTCACGATGACCGATCCGGATGGGCGGGTGCCGAGGGTGGCGTTGCTCTACGGGTTTCACGGCGTACGCCAGGCGCTCTCTCCAACAGTGCGAAACGTTCTACCCGGCATGAGCGAGCTCAATCTGATCATGATCGACAGCCTGAATAACGCCATTGGTATTACCGGCGGGGATTTCTGGGACGATTTTCCGCGCACGATGGATCGGCTAAGAACCGGAGCTGCGGTAGAACGCAAGACTGTCAGAGCCTTCCTGGCGGAGGAACGCGATACTTTCACGGGTACAAGTGCCCAGGCTGAGGGCCTTCTTAATAGCTGGAGCCGTTTTCTGGCAGATCATCAACACGAGGTAGATGTCGCAAAGAAACTCAAAAGTTATGAAACTCCGGATAAGCAACCAAAGATCATGGGGTTTTGGAGGAAAAATCTTGCTGGTGAAAAGGGTTGGGAGGACAGCGACACGCCCACTTATTTTGGGCTGCTGACGGAGTCTCCTGAGGAGGTCGACCGGACTCGATCGCAGTCGCCAGCCGCTAGAAAAACGGCACTGGCCAGACTTACCTGGATCTTTCGGAACACCTCAAAGTTGGGGCTTGAGTGGGTTGCGAGTGATTATGAGGGCAAACCCGAAGAAGTTTTTTTTCTGGAGCTTCTTGAAAAGTCTGATGTTCCTCAGACCCAGTGGGAGGACATGACCGAGCAGCATTACACGCGTCAGTCATATAAAAGCGCAGAGCCCAATACGACGGCCTATGAACCCATAACATTTTCTGAGAGGCGTCACGTAGACCGTAAACCTAAAGTTTTGTCCAATACTCGGCTACTCAAGCGACACGACTTAAGGTTGTGAACGGGCACCGGAGAGCCGTGCAATCACGCCAACCCTCGTGCCAAAGAAAAGCCCCACGTGCATCACACAGGTAGGGCTTTTTCATGGCAGCGGCGTCTTACACGATCGGGTCACCAACGTGCAGGATCTTCATGCCATTGGTGCCACCGATGGTGTGGTAGCTGTCACCCTTGGTCAGGATGACCCAGTCGCCTTGCTCGACCAGACCGCGCTTGACCAGTTCATCCACAGCCGATTGGCTGACCTGACCCGCTGGCAAAGAAGCCGGGTCGAACGGAATGGTATAAACGCCACGGAACATGGCGGCGCGAGCCTGGGTGCCACGGTGCGGGGAGAACGCGTAGATCGGCACCGACGAGCGGATGCGCGACATGATCAGCGGGGTGTAGCCGCTTTCGGTCAACGCGATGATCGCTTTCACGCCCGGGAAGTGGTTGGCGGTGTACATGGCCGCCAGCGCGATGCTCTCGTCGCAACGGGTGAACGAGTGACCGATGCGGTGGCTGGAGGTCTTGCCGGTCGGATGACGTTCGGCACCGACGCAGATGCGCGCCATGGCCTCGACGGCTTCGACAGGGTAGGAACCGGCAGCACTTTCGGCAGACAGCATCACGGCGTCGGTGTAGTCGAGCACGGCGTTGGCCACGTCGGACACTTCGGCGCGGGTCGGCATCGGGCTGGAAATCATCGATTCCATCATCTGCGTGGCCACGATCACCGCTTTGTTGTGGCGACGTGCGTGCAGGATGATTTTCTTCTGGATGCCCACCAGTTCGGCGTCGCCGATTTCAACGCCGAGGTCGCCACGGGCCACCATGACGGCGTCACTGGCGCGGATCAAGGCGTCGAGGGTTTCGTCATCGGCCACGGCTTCGGCGCGTTCGATCTTCGCCACCAGCCAGGCGGTACCGCCCGACTCGTCACGTAGCTTGCGGGCGTATTCCATGTCAGCGGCGTCGCGCGGGAAGGAAACGGCCAGGTAGTCCAGGTCCATTTCAGCGGCGAGCTTGATGTCTTGCTTGTCTTTTTCGGTCAGCGCCGGTGCGGTCAGGCCACCACCGCGACGGTTGATGCCTTTATGGTCCGACAGCGGGCCACCGATGGTCACGGTGCAGTGCAGGGCGTCGGCGGTTTGCGTGTCGACACGCATGACCACGCGTCCGTCGTCGAGCAGCAGTTCGTCACCTACGCCGCAGTCCTTGACCAGATCGGGGTAGTCGATACCCACGACTTCCTGGTTGCCGTCCGTCAGAGGATGGCTGGTGGAGAAGGTGAATTTGTCACCAACTTTCAGCTCGATCTTCTTGTTGGCGAATTTGGCGATACGAATTTTCGGGCCTTGCAAATCCCCAAGCAACGCAACGAAGCGGCCGTTCTTGGCGGCGATGTCACGAATCAGCTTCGCGCGAGCCTTGTGCTCGTCGGGCGTGCCGTGGGAGAAGTTGAGGCGGGCAACGTCCAGGCCCGCAAGAATCAGCTTCTCGATGACTTCTGGCGAATTACTGGCTGGGCCTAGTGTGGCTACGATTTTGGTGCGGCGAACGGACATGCACAAACTCCTTAAATGAAGCGCAGCGGAAGGCTACTACTGTATTGCGCTGTAGTCATTGTTCCTTTGCACTACGTGTTGTCTCTTCAATGTGCGATTGGCCCAGTCTCTACAGGCCGTCGGCGAGCAAATCGCACTTGAAGAAATTCTGTGAGGCGCCGATACAATGCTGAGCACAGGAGACTCTCATGCGAATCGTGATGATATTAGTGGCGCTGGCGGCCTTGAGCGGTTGTACGCGCTGGGCGATGAACAGCCATTTGAACAATGCCAACCGTGCGTACGCCCAGGGCGATTGTGACGCGGTGATGTACAACCTGTCGAAAGTAGACCGCGAAAGCCGCGCCCGTCGCTACGTGCAGCCGGAAGTGTCCATGCTGCGCGGACAGTGCCTTGAACGCCAGAAAATGTACGTCGATGCCATTCAAACGTACCAGTTCATCCTGACCCAGTATCCCTATAGTGAATACGCGTTTCGGGCCAAAGCGCGGATTGATACGTTGCACCAGTTGGGTCATGACAACATGGCGCCTGCCGCCATACCGAGACCTGCTTCACTGTAATTACACCCGCTTGGATAGACGGTCTTCTTTTTGGGTGGCCTTTGCCAAAGCTTCAGCTAGTCTGGAATCGGTAGGGACCTAAAGATTTCATCACAGGAGTGGCGAAGGGCACTCTGATATTCGAACGCGTTGATCACCTGAACCCGGTGGTTAGCACGAAATCGAATAATCGGATCAGTGACTTCGGTTATGGCTGGTGAGTCAGATGACGTCCCTGTTGTAATGAACAGGTGGGTTCGAGCGTTTCGTCGTCTGTGCCGTTCACGTGCGACCGGACCCCTTTGCTTTAGCAAGGCCATGCTCAATGGTCATTCGAGGACCTTTGTCCAATGCTCAACGAAAGACGAATCGAGCGTCACCAGCTCCCGTATTACCTTCAGGTATTCAATCGGTATACCGATAAGCCGCTGGGTTGCCTGGGAAACGTTTCAGAACAAGGCCTGATGTTGATCAGCGATCTTCCTATTCTGGTGGGCGCGGACTTCCAGTTGCGCCTGAAAGTGCCGGACGGGAAGAACGGGCTGTACAACATCGACATCAACGCCAGTTGCTTGTGGTGTCAGGAAGATGAAACGCCGGGTGTCTACGACTCGGGCTTCAAGCTTCAGGCTGCGCCTCCCGAGTATTACGACCTGATTCAGGCGTTGCAGCGTTATTTCAGCTTTTACCCGCTGGAGGCGTCCGCCTGACCAAGGCGCGCTTATAACGTACCTGCCTTCTTCCAGCTTAAATAGCGACTCACCAATTGCGGCCCCAATTCGCCGGGCCGCACATCCAGCACAGGAATACCATGGGCGGTCAAACGCTCATGCAAGCTCGCGCGTGCGTTGAGAAACTCCACCGTGCCGCAGTAATCGAGGGCCTGTTGCCAGGTCTGCACGGGGGCGTGTCGTTGTTCGTCCAGCACGTTTTCCCGAAGGCTGGCGATCAGCACCCGGTGATGGCGGCTGAGCTGTTTGACGGCGCCGAGCAACGCTTCGTCGTCCTCATCCCGCAGGTTGGTCACCAAAACGACCAGGGCGCGACGCTTTTGCCGGATCAGTAACTGTCGGACGGCGGCGCTGTAGTCGGCAGGCCGCTGGGTGCTGTTGAGATCGTAAACGTGGTTCAGTAACACATTGAGCTGCGCCGCGCCCTTGACCGGTGACAGATGCCGATTCGCGTCAGCGGCGAAGGTCGAGACTCCGACGGCATCACCTTGTCGAAGCGCGACGTAACCCAGCAACAGGCAGGCGTTGAGGGCATGGTCGAAATGCGTCAACTCGCCGTCCTGGCTGCGCATTCGGCGTCCGCAATCGAGCAGGAAGACAATCTGCTGGTCGCGCTCGTCCTGGTACTCCCTGGCGATCGGCGTGCGTTGGCGCGCCGTGGCTTTCCAGTCGATCTGCCTCAGGCTGTCGCCCTCTCGAAACTCGCGCAGTTGATTGAATTCGAGCCCCAACCCCCGACGCTGGCGCTGACGAATACCGATCTGACTGAGCCAGTTGTCCACTGCCAGCAACTGGCCGTTGTGCAGCCGGGCAAAATCCGGGTAGACCCTGGCGGCATTGCTGACAGGCAGATAGCGTCGCGACAGCCAAAGGCGCAGCGGGCTACGTAGCTGAACTTCGATGCGTTCGAAGGCGAAGTGTCCGCGGCTGGTGGGACGAAGGCGGTAGGTCAATTGGGCTTTGCGCTGCGGGCGCAGAACGATGTCTTGAGGCAGATATTCAGTTTCGTACTGGTTGCCTGGCCCTTGAGGGCCGTGGTCGAACAGGGTCAGTGGCACGCTGCGCAGAAAGTCATGTTCGAGTTCCACGCGGACCTCGCTCCAACGTCCCAGCGCCAGACTGCCCGGTACGTGGCGTTGCAGGCGAGGCGAGGGGAGCCGCCAGAGCCAGAAGGCGTCCAGCGCGATCAACACACCCATCACGCAAAACACTGCCCAGAACAGCCCGTCGAACTTGGCGACGGGTCCGCGCCCCAACGCCTGAAACACTCCCAGCAGCAAAGCGACGGCGGCCAGGATGGCCAGCCACCACAACAGGCGTGTCGAGGGCTTGAGCAGTTGTTTCATTGGCGCGGCGCCGCCACCTGATCCAGCAACTGTTTGAGCACTTGATCCACCGAGAGACCTTCGATGTCCAGTTCCGGCGACAGCCTGACCCGATGGCGCAAGACAGCCAGCGCGCAGCCTTTGATGTCATCGGGAATCACGAATTCACCGCCGCGCAGCAAGGCCCGGGCCCGACCGCCGCGAACCAGTGCAATCGACGCTCGCGGGCCTGCGCCCAAGGTCAAACCCGGCCACGTCCGGGTAGCTCGTGCCAGGCGTACGGCGTAATCCAGCACGTGTTCGTCGACGGGCAAATCGCTGGCAATGCGTTGCAGCGCCTGAACGTCCTTGGCCTGCATCAAGGTTCGAAGGGGCTGAACGTCGAGCATGTCCGAGCGGGTGGAACGCGTGACCTGGCGCACCATGTCCAGCTCCTGCTCGGCCTGGGGGTAGTCCATGCGCAGCTTGAGCATGAACCGGTCAAGCTCGGCTTCGGGCAGCGGGTAGGTGCCTTCCTGTTCGATAGGGTTTTGTGTCGCCAGCACCATGAACGGCTGCGGCACAGGCAGGGCGCGACCTTCGAGGGTCACCTGCCGCTCCTGCATGGCTTCCAGCAACGCGGCCTGGGTCTTGGCGGGGGCGCGGTTGATCTCGTCCGCCAGCAGCAGGTTAGTGAAGAGCGGCCCTTTGCGGAGCTTGAACTGCTCGGTCTGCATATCGTAAACGGCATGGCCGGTGACATCGCTGGGCATCAGGTCGGGGGTGAACTGAATGCGGGCGAACTCGCCACCGAAGCAGCGGGCAAGGGCGCGAACGAGTAAGGTCTTCCCAAGACCGGGAACGCCTTCGAGCAACACGTGGCCGCCGCCGATCAACGCCGTGAGGACGTCATCGATGACCGCATTCTGGCCGATCACGGCTTTCTGCAGTTCATGCCGGACTGCCTGGGCAAGATGGATGGCACGCTGTCGCTGCTGCGCCGGATGGCTGGCGGGAGGTAACTGCGCGTCGGTGGTTTTCGCCTCCCCGTGTTCCAGAGTGGCGGCGGGTTCGGCATGTTCCGGAACGGTGTCTACGCTGCTCGACGGCGGTGTCGGATGATCGCTCATAAGGCATTCCTGAGGGTTTGCAGGTAGGCAACCTGACGGGTGAATTCGGGGCTCGACAGACGCTCTTCAAGGCGCGGACGCAGGGCTTGACCGATGGCACTGGTGGGCTGTCGGGTGATGCGTGCCAGCCATTGCCATTGTTCGGTCACCGGCAGCGCTTCGAAGCCGGGATGACGTTGTCGGGCGCGGCGCAGGATGTCCTGCTGCAAGGCACGTAGCAACGCATGTTGTCCCTTGCGCCGCAGAATGAAGTCGGCGCTGGCGCGTAAATGCTCGCCGAGTTGACGTCGGGCACGAGAAGGTTCTGGCAGCAACGGCCCTTGCCGCATGCCGCTGTGCCACAGCCCGGCACCGATGCACAGGGCCAGCGCGAAGAGCGCCTGGGGGAAGTACTTCCACAACAGGCCGAAGACGTCTTCATGATCGGTGCGCAGCAGCAGGGTCACGGCGCTGTCCTGGCTCAAATACCACATCAGCCAGGCGTTGTCGTATTTACCAATGGCGCGGGTTTTCCACAGGTCGGCGTCGGTGAGGACCGTGATCAGGCCACTGCCGTAGACCATCTGCAGCATGTGCGTGGCATCGGCACTGTTGGCCCATGACTGTGCATGATCCTGAGGATCGTCCAGATGGAAGGCCGGGTCGAAGCTCATGTAGGCCGGTTCATTTTCGTTTTGTACGTAAAGCCGGGTCAGTTCTGGCCACGGCGTGTCCGGCGCCTTGATGTCAGGCGTGGTCAGCGGAATGATCGGCTTGATCTGCTCACGTTCGCGCCGTCGATCCTGCTCGCGCACATCGCGGGTCATGAACTGGCGGATCTGCAGCTGGTCGAGCAGCAGGTCGCCGCTTCGGCCCTTCTTCTCATCCCATAACTGTTCGGCGACGAACAGCAGCCGCCCTCCCGCCCGCACCCAGGTCAGCAGGCGCGTCACTTCAGCAGGTGTCATCTTTTCGCGGGTGTCCAGCAGCATCAGGGTCTGTGGCTTCTCCTTGATGTCGGGAAGCGTGGTGAGCGCCTGGGTGACGTTGACGGTGAGCCCGCGCTGACGCAGAAACGTTTCGGCGGCGAGATAAGGGTTGGCCCGCACTTCAGGCGATGGCCCTTGGTCGACGACTTCTTCGTAGTGTTCAAGTTGCTTGAACAGCGGCACGCCGGCGCCGACGAGGCCAAGCACCACCACGGCGATGACAAGCAGCCACGTGCCACGGCTCATGATGGGACCCCGTGCGCGAACAGTCGCCGCCAGTCTTCACAGAGCGTCTTCTGCACATCGCCCGGAGGAAGTTGATGGCCGTAGGCGAGGTTCTGCCAGTGGCGTGTCAGTTCATGGCTAAAGGCGTGCAGCGGCGGCTGATTCAGTGCCGTGACGCGTTCCAGCACCTGACTTTCCGTGTCGGCGTTTTTCAGCGGCAATTGATAGTCGTTGATCAATCGGCTCAGCAGCGCGCGATACAACAGGCTCAGGGCTTCGCGGGGGGATTGCGCCCAGAGTTTTTCCGCTGCCGCTGCAACATCGTTCGGCAGGCTTTCTGCGTTCACTTGCAGGCCAAAGAGTTGCCGGGGCGCGTCACGTCGAGGGCGCAGGACGGGTTTGCCCTTGCTGACAAAGGTGCCGAACCATG
It contains:
- a CDS encoding MoxR family ATPase, with the protein product MSDHPTPPSSSVDTVPEHAEPAATLEHGEAKTTDAQLPPASHPAQQRQRAIHLAQAVRHELQKAVIGQNAVIDDVLTALIGGGHVLLEGVPGLGKTLLVRALARCFGGEFARIQFTPDLMPSDVTGHAVYDMQTEQFKLRKGPLFTNLLLADEINRAPAKTQAALLEAMQERQVTLEGRALPVPQPFMVLATQNPIEQEGTYPLPEAELDRFMLKLRMDYPQAEQELDMVRQVTRSTRSDMLDVQPLRTLMQAKDVQALQRIASDLPVDEHVLDYAVRLARATRTWPGLTLGAGPRASIALVRGGRARALLRGGEFVIPDDIKGCALAVLRHRVRLSPELDIEGLSVDQVLKQLLDQVAAPRQ
- the pyk gene encoding pyruvate kinase, which codes for MSVRRTKIVATLGPASNSPEVIEKLILAGLDVARLNFSHGTPDEHKARAKLIRDIAAKNGRFVALLGDLQGPKIRIAKFANKKIELKVGDKFTFSTSHPLTDGNQEVVGIDYPDLVKDCGVGDELLLDDGRVVMRVDTQTADALHCTVTIGGPLSDHKGINRRGGGLTAPALTEKDKQDIKLAAEMDLDYLAVSFPRDAADMEYARKLRDESGGTAWLVAKIERAEAVADDETLDALIRASDAVMVARGDLGVEIGDAELVGIQKKIILHARRHNKAVIVATQMMESMISSPMPTRAEVSDVANAVLDYTDAVMLSAESAAGSYPVEAVEAMARICVGAERHPTGKTSSHRIGHSFTRCDESIALAAMYTANHFPGVKAIIALTESGYTPLIMSRIRSSVPIYAFSPHRGTQARAAMFRGVYTIPFDPASLPAGQVSQSAVDELVKRGLVEQGDWVILTKGDSYHTIGGTNGMKILHVGDPIV
- a CDS encoding RHS repeat-associated core domain-containing protein: MPNSSVHTHTPRLTVQDPRGAVVRTIEWCRAASDDGGEIRPARQRFDAAGRHVASQDSRLGQASGIIENRVDHLSLSGAGLASRSVDSGSQINLPGSAGEPCIRWDGRGNVRHTLFDELLRPVVVSEQSPEGIRRVVERMTYGGADEHGQNGCGCLTRHDDMAGSLSVSDYGLTGKTIVEQWRFLAELDDPDWPQEITSRDALLEPQAAITRRLDNALAEQLQLTDARLNTQRFAHGVDGHVREAWLQVPGAEPRFVVSQVGINALGQIERETAGNGIVTSTAYCPRDGRLLRLESALPGKPAIQHLSYQYDPLGNVTAIEDLAQSTAFFRNQQIDHTNTYVYDSLSQLIEATGFESVRSESWQGMTASYRVQPDPGQLANYREQYAYDAAGNLQTLTHVGGHSFTRRTVTSLSSNRSLQVQDDWVPGEPDIAEGFDSNGNQLELLRGQRLEWGARNQLRQVTPVTRESAADDCELYHYNSAGQRVRKVQLSQGARHLRTREVRYLPELELHVDSVGDKAWHRVHLQVGRTTLCWEQWERGTPDGVHETAARYSLSDHLNSATLELDDAGVLISQESYYPYGVTAWWVQANAKGYSFKSLRFAGKERDATGLYYYGMRYYAPWLARWINPDPGGDVDGLNRYRFVRNNPVTMTDPDGRVPRVALLYGFHGVRQALSPTVRNVLPGMSELNLIMIDSLNNAIGITGGDFWDDFPRTMDRLRTGAAVERKTVRAFLAEERDTFTGTSAQAEGLLNSWSRFLADHQHEVDVAKKLKSYETPDKQPKIMGFWRKNLAGEKGWEDSDTPTYFGLLTESPEEVDRTRSQSPAARKTALARLTWIFRNTSKLGLEWVASDYEGKPEEVFFLELLEKSDVPQTQWEDMTEQHYTRQSYKSAEPNTTAYEPITFSERRHVDRKPKVLSNTRLLKRHDLRL
- a CDS encoding DUF58 domain-containing protein; the protein is MKQLLKPSTRLLWWLAILAAVALLLGVFQALGRGPVAKFDGLFWAVFCVMGVLIALDAFWLWRLPSPRLQRHVPGSLALGRWSEVRVELEHDFLRSVPLTLFDHGPQGPGNQYETEYLPQDIVLRPQRKAQLTYRLRPTSRGHFAFERIEVQLRSPLRLWLSRRYLPVSNAARVYPDFARLHNGQLLAVDNWLSQIGIRQRQRRGLGLEFNQLREFREGDSLRQIDWKATARQRTPIAREYQDERDQQIVFLLDCGRRMRSQDGELTHFDHALNACLLLGYVALRQGDAVGVSTFAADANRHLSPVKGAAQLNVLLNHVYDLNSTQRPADYSAAVRQLLIRQKRRALVVLVTNLRDEDDEALLGAVKQLSRHHRVLIASLRENVLDEQRHAPVQTWQQALDYCGTVEFLNARASLHERLTAHGIPVLDVRPGELGPQLVSRYLSWKKAGTL
- a CDS encoding DUF4350 domain-containing protein; this encodes MSRGTWLLVIAVVVLGLVGAGVPLFKQLEHYEEVVDQGPSPEVRANPYLAAETFLRQRGLTVNVTQALTTLPDIKEKPQTLMLLDTREKMTPAEVTRLLTWVRAGGRLLFVAEQLWDEKKGRSGDLLLDQLQIRQFMTRDVREQDRRREREQIKPIIPLTTPDIKAPDTPWPELTRLYVQNENEPAYMSFDPAFHLDDPQDHAQSWANSADATHMLQMVYGSGLITVLTDADLWKTRAIGKYDNAWLMWYLSQDSAVTLLLRTDHEDVFGLLWKYFPQALFALALCIGAGLWHSGMRQGPLLPEPSRARRQLGEHLRASADFILRRKGQHALLRALQQDILRRARQRHPGFEALPVTEQWQWLARITRQPTSAIGQALRPRLEERLSSPEFTRQVAYLQTLRNAL
- a CDS encoding tetratricopeptide repeat protein, producing MRIVMILVALAALSGCTRWAMNSHLNNANRAYAQGDCDAVMYNLSKVDRESRARRYVQPEVSMLRGQCLERQKMYVDAIQTYQFILTQYPYSEYAFRAKARIDTLHQLGHDNMAPAAIPRPASL
- a CDS encoding PilZ domain-containing protein; translated protein: MLNERRIERHQLPYYLQVFNRYTDKPLGCLGNVSEQGLMLISDLPILVGADFQLRLKVPDGKNGLYNIDINASCLWCQEDETPGVYDSGFKLQAAPPEYYDLIQALQRYFSFYPLEASA